GAGCTCCTAAAGTAATGTTTAAGATAAGAAGTGTAAAGATACAATGATATGGCACGATTGCTAATGTTTAAGTATTTCACATGTTTCAtctaaaaatttaaaagaaaagggtTATGTAACTCACCTGGACTTAGCAACACAACAGTTATACGTTGATGCGGACAAGTTGGAAATTCCAAGGAATTATCCTGGTTGACCTCGGATGGACAAGATTGATGGTGTGACTGGAGTAGAAATTTCGACGAGACTAGAAGAGAGTAAAGGCAATGCAATTGTGAGTGAAATTGTTAGGGATGAACTTGTATGGGTCTGAGTTCCTGTTTTTATAGTTGTTTTGAATGGTTAACATATAGTTAGAGTTAATTAAATTTTCGGATTTCTTGTGTAATCGTATAGCCATAAATTTGCAGTGATAATGGGATAATAACTCGGTATTAGATAGGCATAGTGTGGAGATGAAGACTAACGCGAAATAAACGAGTCGAAACGGTTGGGTTTAGAGGTCTGGAAATAATGGAATCTAGAAAAGTGGCCGATGTGAAAGTTTGTTTTTTAAAAGTTTTGGTTTTATTACAACTCCAATCCATGTAATCCATGTGGTTTGTAAATTGTTCAAAATGGTTTAGAACtagttgttttcttttattttcacTTGCCAAAATGGCAAGACAGGTCCCTGATTTTTTTCTAACTTGATTAACTTATATAAAATTGTTTTCATAACATTATCTAGCATTTAAAAAAACTTTATAGACTTAAGTTTTATGACTGAAATTTATAAAACTATTAATGATTAAACCATATaaattttatatttgtttttaagacaaataatttataaataaaaaaccgAACGTTTTATTGACGAATGAAATACAAGTAATGTGAAAAATAAACGAAAATAAAAAAACTACCGCCATTGAGTGTCCAAGCCCTACTCCAAACGACATTTTCGAAAACAAAATCACGTTTTCCACCAATGAGTGTCCAAGCCCTAATGGATAACTGCTCTCATGCACCGCCATTGATTCGAGATCCATCGCAGTCGATGATCCAAATGCGAACACATAATCAACAATCAATGTATCTTCACTATCCAGATTTAATAGACCGGTTGGCGATGCAAACACATGAGCCAGGGTTCCTAAAACTCCCTTGAACAACTCACCATCGTCATGGTTGTCAGAGTTGAATCTGATCTTCAGATCGGCGGTTATGTAGTTGTTAGTATTTGTAAAAGTTAATGGTGTCCTGTAACGTTTCGtatttttgtactttctatttttagcAAGTCGTATTAAACTTTCTAATTTCAGTCAGTGTACTCTCATTTTATCCTATTTTGTatttcgagacttggatcataatgaaaaatgcattttttgatcatatgcttgttttaatactatgttatgatattACACTTGAAAacacgttaaactatgtcaaacacgtaaaaacaaTTGAAAGATATCCAAATCCCAACTCTTAAATCAAGTGTtgtcaagagattaccctaaaccggataaaaatcgggaattcgtacgttaattAGGTAAAATACCCAAGAACTTGGGCtaaatcaaataattataatatatattattagttaaaataaataaatatagtaattaaataaattaattaattaaataaattagtattggaaataaataaaaaggaatttTATTGAATTTAAGTTAACCTGGTTAGTAATTACCAAAGGAGacaactaactgagttagaaaactcagttagttcaGTTAAGTCAAAAAGGGAACAAAAAGGGGGGgtctcctgggtgagaaccggCCCCAGGCGGATTCGAACTCACGACCTCAGCGTTAACAAGCAACACACTAACCACttggccgggcatgccacatccgatTATATTAGGAAACATACAACTTTTATATGCTAACTGAAATTTCAAATCAGATTCCATTTGACCGCCAAACAGCAAACACGTTTTCTTTAGTCAACTTTCCTTTCTTTCTGATTCTCATTGAATTCGGTATCAATAACAATTCCTTTTATTCGGTTATTTCTCATTTAAGAGAATCAATCACTGAAATTACGAAACCATTTCCAATCATGCAAAACTTTTCAGTTCCTATATAAACCGGCACTCACCACCCCACTGTCACACCATTCGACCTTCACCAACTCGCCGAAGAAGACGGACGGAAGTTCAGGAATCGCCGGAAAACCTGCAACCATCGCCGGACCGCTGCTGCTCGCCGGAACTTCGCCGGAGAAGACCCGATTCGGTAATGAATCGTCTTTTTCGATTCTgtttccttccttctattttattttttttatatttcagTTTTATTTGATATAATATtcagatattattattattaatgttgtTACTAATagaatcttcctatactaataaacaaaaatcctttttggaCACTTGTCGTTTTCTCGTAATTTCTCAccgtatttttttatttatctcttctatttaataataataataataataataataataataataataataataataaatatcaaaataactaaatctatttatctcttttgtttctaTAATTTGAAATTAATTtcctttttaactctaaagttttaatctttggcaatttaagtctaaagtttcaatcgtTGGTATTATAACCCCTTTGATTagtttgatttttcacttctaattcaaaagttttaatcttttgcaatttaaccttttaattttttttttactttcaacccaaagcttttcatATTTTGCAATTTAAACTCAACAcgttttttactttcaactttggtcccttatacttttcatctttcacagTTCTTCGTTTAgcatttcgttctaaattttccgagttaacacgccgcaacgtgcgtgtgaggttcaacgttttttcatctatttttttcctgtttgacaggtCTGTCGCAACGTGTCTATTTTTCCCTGTTTAATAGGTCTGTCGCAACGCGCGAGTCagagatcgactaagttatttttttctcggttttacacaCAGGCTCGTGGTCATATGAGAAACATTTgctttcatctaacatgatatataactaactaatccccgccgcattgcggcgggtggtaattctagttatatatataagaaaacCAGTTGTATATATTTACTGATATTATTACTGATTTTGATAATATTATTAAAACTAATCAGACTTATTAGTATTAATCtatgtaattattattaataataatccGAAATTATTTTAATCAGAATTATTCAGATTCATTAGtaatatcagaattattattattatatattcagaatcattaatattattaatcagaatttttattttagtaactattaatcagaattattaatAATATGTATTAtcagtattgttattattatatagaTTAACCAGAAAATTTGTTTacaattttattattaatattaatcagAAATATTATCAAGCTTaagatcaatatttattttaaatccaattatttctaaaaataaaatattatagaAACTATTTATCTTTATCAATAACAAATCAGTTATATCATTATTATTGCAATCACGTTTATAACCTTAATTAATATATTTAAGGgagttatttattttaataacattgtcatattttatttttcacattttagGGTATTAATAGTAATTCCGCAAAAAATTCCCATTATTATGTTAATCTTTTTCCCAACATTAATTAACGAATTCCAAATCGtcaaatagggtaaatctcttgtgcttgTTGCAACTCTTTTGGATCCAACTCAATCTCTTCTTACTTTCCAAGAAaacgcaacgcaatcaatgtgagtatacttgatcccattttgattttatcacttttgggtgcaacatgtattctatacaaaaacacgcaacacttgaaacttgttatatgcacactctatccatttttaaacatgaaacaattttgatgcttgttaatctcgtatgccatgtaaacttttcgtgtctatatgctcattaaccttGTGAAACTTATTAAACTTCTTGAGACTACTGAGACTTATTAAACTTCTGAGACTACTGAGACTTATTAAACTTCTGAGACTTATTAAATCTCCTATTGTATAGGAGTATGCAtcgcccttgagtgagtcttggggtgtgtgcgttggaaacttgggtttgacatatagtgacactgtttcagcatattagtaacttgtattatgttgttcatgttggatatgagtatttgaactttttattctactttatgctatgtatcaaacctgtatactcgccaactttttgttgatgttattttaatacatgttgcaggttgattagtacaagactcaagaaacaagctaggatggctttagatacccattttagcaattaaacaatgtttgaatctatgtttactatttgaaacagtgtattattctttagttttaataaaatgatttaattcatattgtcacatttagtgttatgttgttttgagcaatttgttcgtctcatcccgatgtttccgccatcggttggggtgtgacatgtccATTCCGACCACCACGAGAACTCGCTTGCGAACATCTAGGTCTTGGCCGGAGGTTGGGCGAAAATCCTAAGGTCGCCCTATCCTCTCGGGTTTCTCTCTCACACTTAAGTGCGTGTTTGGGTTTGGAAGAATGAGAAATGGGGAGTTTGGGAGCAAGAAAATGGTATATATGTAATCTCACACAAAAACTAACGGAGAAGTTAACAAACGTTAGAAGCATAGACGTATAGTGCTAAAGCATCAAACCTCGAATACAAAAGGTGTTAAAAATGATTGAACCTGCTAACTAGTTTACTCTTAAGCAAGCAAGTGGATCAATCCCGCGTGTTGTGGCACGTAGAAACTCTATTCGGTGATCTCGAAAGTAAAGTCTTAAAAAATAGTCCTAATTTGAAAATTgtagtttaaaaataaaataatggtAAAAAACCacgagtaaattacaaaactcgtcTTTTATGTTGACACTAGCTATTGCAAAGTGCTTTATCTTCAAAAACTACAAAAACATATTCaatgtttgcaaactcttgcaagttatgtcctttagccttaACCCAGTTATTAtttatggttaaatctgacctAACGGaccccacataagggtattttcGTCATTTTACTCTTATTACTACAATAAACAATTatacaaaataataaataaaagaattttgtttatttacagttatatatatacacacaaacacacacatacattcTCTCTTTCTATCTCTACACCCTTTCTCACTCTAACTACCCACTTCCACAACCACCCAACCACCACCCACCTgccgccaccgccaccatcaccatcaccacctccatTAAAAGACAAACCAATAGTTATAGTGTATTCAGATTCTTGTCTCCATTTTCAAAGTTATataattaatatcaaatataCAATTTAATTCATAGAGTAGTTATCTCAGCCTTAAGTCAAGTGTTAGATTATCACAAAATCAACAAGAATATCACTTCAATCTCAAACTAAACCACAATATACAATCAATATAACATTAAAATAGAGATATTCGCACCGTATCTTGCCCACAGTTGAGGCTCGATGCCGCTGCATTCGCGAATCAATATTGGCAACTTAGGGTTTGCTTTATTCAGCTCCTTGTAATTCTTCTCAACAAATGCTCTGTCACCAAAACATAATGAATAAAATAAACAACTACGCTACAAATCTAACTAATTCAAACATAATCGAATAAATTTGATATTGAAGAGGTGATTTGATTTGGATGATACCTTGTGTAAGAACTAGCCGGTGAAGTCTGACAAAAGAGGACTTGTAGCTCTTTCAAATTTTTCGATAACTGTCAAATCCAGGCCATCTGCGATATCTAGTGTTGTTGAATCAAAGGTGGTGTTGCGGCAGCTCTAAGATTTGTAAAatggtggtgggaggtggtggtggcggcgacaGGTGGGTGGTGGtcgggtggttgtggtggtgggtagttagagagagaaagagtatacagataaaaagagaatgtatttgtgtgtttgtatatatataaatgtaaataaacaaaattcttttatttattatttttataattgtTTATCTTAGTAATAAGAGTAAAATAACTAAAATATCCTTCTATAGAGTCTACTATATCAAatttaaccataaaaaataactaagttaagCTAAACAATATAACTTGTTTGCAATGTTCTAAATTCTTCGATAACTGTCCAATCCAGGCCATCTTCGATATCTGGTGTTGTTGAATCAACGGTGGTGTTGCGGCAGCTCTGAGATTTGTAAAATGATAGTGGGAGGTAGTGGTGGCGGCGACAGGTACCGGTGGtcaggtggttgtggtggtgggtagttagagggagagagagtgtaCATATAATGTGTGTTTTGTATCTATATAACTATATAACTGTAAATAAACAAAATTCTTTTATTTCTTAGTTTTTGTATTTGTTTATTTTAGTAATAAAAGTAAAATTATTAAAATACCCTGTCCGTTAAATCAAAtttaacaattattattatttttttttctttaaaaaaaaaggtAAAGAAGAGTTtacaaatatttaaaaaaatttgggGGCATAACCGCCATGTATCTGGAAGAAACGCAAAGATCGCGCAAATTGGCGGTTAATTAGTTCGAATCTTGAACATTTTGGCGGTCATCGGTTAATTAACCGCCCAGTCCAGTAACACACACATATAACCAACCAAATGCTGTTTAGGGTTTTCATTGGCGGTGATGGACGTCAGGAGGATAACGGCGAATCCACGGCCGGCTCGTTCTCGGCGTGTGGTGGCGAAGAAGCGGCCACGTGAAGGTGTTGATGGTTTCGTTAACACCGTTAAGAAGATTCAAAGGAGGGAGATATGTTCGAAGAGAGGACGTGCTTttagggtttctgatgttcaggaAAGATTCAGAAATATTCGATTACAGGTGTATTTCTTAGCTTCCGTTTCTTAACAAACTGTCGTAGAACCCTAGTTTAATCATGTACAATGTACCCATTCATGATATATCATAGCCTTGATAATGTTCACTAGTGGGGTTCCTTGGAATCGGTTTCGATCGGTTCGTTACAACAACGTTAGGAAATATTCGGTAAAATTTACACTACTAAGCGAAAAAACTGGGGGCCGGGACCCCCCTGCACAAGCTAAGCTCTGCCACTGACCGATACCCGGTATAATTTACGATACAAACTTGAATACGACTGCGTTtccaataaaatttatatcggaATACAGTTGTGTgtgttgggtttttttttatttattttttagtaaATTTCGATTTTGGCCTTTGcggttatatcacttttatccTATTAGCCCAAAATAATTTCTTTTAACATCTGTGCCCCTGTGGTATGtgtaactaactattttggccctaAGTCTAACTCAACCCATTACCCTGAGTctaaccacatgggccaaaattGTAATGGGTTgagttagacttaggggccaaaatagttagttatagagactatGGGAGCagagatgttaaaaaattctatTTGGGGCTAgtagggtaaaagtgatataaccacaggggtcaaaattgtaatttactctttatttttttatttaagttaATGAACAAAAAAATCAGATTAAGTGAAAACTAAATGAATTAAAAGGCTTGTATTATTTGAAACATGAGAGAAAAtttgaaacttttttttttaaataataaatacaaCTAATATTCATATTCCATCCTTTTTAATAAGtgtattatattataattataattaatgtTGCAACTATTCTATTGTATGTGATGGTAGAGATTGATTCTTAACTCATTGCCTCCTTTTGGTGATTATATTAATTGATTCAGGAGGAGTATGACTCTCATGATCCAAAGGGACACCAAAATACAGTATTGCCATTTCTCAAAAGAAGGTCAAAAATCATTGAGATTGTAGCGGCCCACGATACAATATTTGCTCTTGCACAATCTGGAGTCTGTGTAGCGTTCAGCCGGGGTATAGTCGAGAATATATGAATgaaagtttttttattttttttactgaATAGGGTGATTGACATTTACTTGTTTGATGCAGAAACTAACAAGAGGATATGCTTTTTGAATATTAGTCCCGATGAAGTTATACGTAGCTTGTTTTACAATAAGAACAATGATTCGCTCATTACAGTTTCTGTGTATGCTGCAGACAGCTTTACTTCTTTGAAATGTAGAACAACAAGGATTGAGTATGTGATATTTTAATATCTAACTCATATTTTACTAAATAATTTGTAAATTTTGTTACTGAGTTTATTTTTCTCTATAATGTTGGCAGATATATAAAACGAGGTCAGCCAGAGGCTGGTTTTGCTCTTTTTGAATCGGAATCTTTGAAATGGCCCGGATTTGTAGAGTTTGATGATGTAAACGGGAAGGTACTCACGTTCTCCGAGCAAGACAGGTAAATTGTAAACTATGGTCAACTCTTTTTTTGCATaattggaaaaattacaagttttgtcctttatctttataccacttttcaggcggtgtcctttttaacgaatgttgacaggcggtgttctttactaggtattttgttgcaagtttagtcttttacacccaacccagttaaaaaaccctgttaattgttgggtgtaaaggactaaacttgcaacaaaatggctagtaaaggacaccgcctgtcaacaattaacaggggtttttaactgggttgggtgtaaaggactaaacttgcaacaaaatacctagtaaaggacaccgcctgtcaacattcgttaaaaaggacaccgcctgaaaagtggtataaagataaaggacaaaacttgtaattttttctAATTAATTTCTTTTGATTCTTCGGGCTGCTTCTAATTCATTGTTGTATAATGTTTTTGGCCAGCATTTACAAGGTGTTTGACTTGAAAAATTATACGATGTTATTCTCCATATCAGATAAAAACGTACAAGAGATCAAAATAAGGTAAAAATTTAATAACGTGCTTTAAGAATTGACGTTTTATTGTATCTTTTAGTTTTCTCTAatgttttttatttcttttttttcatttttctaaacTAGTCCGGGAATCATGTTATTGATATATAATAAATCAAGCGGCCACGTCCCGCTCAAGATTCTCTCTATCGAAGATGGGACCGTTCTAAAATCTTTTAACCATCTCCTTCATCGACATAAGAAGGTGGAATTTATCGAACAGTTTAATGAAAAGCTTCTTGTAAAGCAAGAGAATGAGAATCTTCAGATTCTTGATGTGAGGATGCTCCTGCTTTTTTTAACAATGATTATAGAGTTAATTGCTGTttttcatccctgtggtttgtcaaaaatcactatttcagtccattagtttaaaaattacgatttcagtccttttggtttcactttcgtaaccatttcagtccctgtggtttcactttcgtaaccatttcaatccatttattctgttagtacatggactgaaatggttatgaggtggactgaaatggttacgaaagtgaaaccacagggactgaaatcataatttttaaactaatggactgaaatagtgatttttgacaaaccacagggacgaaaacagtaattaactcatgattttaatttttttagtaaagtGACAGTCTTAAGTCTATTTTCTACATAGGTACGTAATTCGGAGCTAATTGAAGTTAACAAAGCAGAATTCAAGACACCGTCAGCATTCATCTTTCTCTACGAGAAACAGTTGTTCTTGACGTTCAGAAACCGAACAGTGGCTGTTTGGAACTTTAAAGGTCAACTTGTGACTTCATTTGAGGATCATTTGTTGTGGCATCCTGATTGCAACACCAACATTTTACACATCACAAGTAATCAGGATCTCATCGTTTCATATTGCAAATCTGGTTCTGATGATCCGTTAACAGATGGAAACGGTAAATTTCTTGATTCATAACTTTTACCAACCATACATTTAAATGCcaacaaacatgtgttacatgcATATATAAACAAAACTAATAATAGATG
Above is a window of Helianthus annuus cultivar XRQ/B chromosome 14, HanXRQr2.0-SUNRISE, whole genome shotgun sequence DNA encoding:
- the LOC110905002 gene encoding uncharacterized protein LOC110905002; translation: MDVRRITANPRPARSRRVVAKKRPREGVDGFVNTVKKIQRREICSKRGRAFRVSDVQERFRNIRLQEEYDSHDPKGHQNTVLPFLKRRSKIIEIVAAHDTIFALAQSGVCVAFSRETNKRICFLNISPDEVIRSLFYNKNNDSLITVSVYAADSFTSLKCRTTRIEYIKRGQPEAGFALFESESLKWPGFVEFDDVNGKVLTFSEQDSIYKVFDLKNYTMLFSISDKNVQEIKISPGIMLLIYNKSSGHVPLKILSIEDGTVLKSFNHLLHRHKKVEFIEQFNEKLLVKQENENLQILDVRNSELIEVNKAEFKTPSAFIFLYEKQLFLTFRNRTVAVWNFKGQLVTSFEDHLLWHPDCNTNILHITSNQDLIVSYCKSGSDDPLTDGNAGSINISNILTGKCLAKVTATNNLPINECNCSNNNSARCKCNSRRQISSSVTEALEDITALFYDETRNEIYTGNKFGLIHVWSN